TGAGATAGGCGATGTTGGTGTCGCCCTGCAGGAACCACAGCAGTTCATGGATGATCGAGCGCAGGTGCAGCTTCTTGGTCGTGACCAGCGGGAAGCCTTCGTTCAGATCGAAGCGCATCTGCCAGCCGAACACGCTGCGCGTGCCGGTGCCGGTGCGGTCGGACTTCTCCGCGCCGTGTTCCAGGACGTGGCGCAGCAGGTCGAGGTACTGGCGCATCAGCGGGCCTCCGCGGGCGTGGCCTGCGCCGGCGGGAGCGGCTGCAGCACCGGCGCGCGCCGCGAGCGCCACAGCAGGAACAGGCCCAGCGCCACCAGCGGCAGGCTCAGCAGCTGGCCCATCGTCACCCAGCCGAACGCCAGATAGCCCAGCTGCGCGTCGGGCACGCGCACCAGTTCGACCAGGAAGCGCGAGAGGCCGTAGAGCAGCGCGAACAGCCCGGACACCGCATAGCGATGGCGCGGCCGCATCGAGAACACCCACAGCACCGCGAACATCAGCACGCCTTCGAGCAGCGCCTCGTACAGCTGGGAAGGATGGCGCGCGTAGCGGTCGAGCGCGCCGGCGGCGTACTGCGCCTGCAGCTGCGCCTGGCTCAGATGCTGCTCGTAGAGGGCCGGGTCGGTGGTCGGGAAGATCACGCCCCAGTGCGTGCCGGTGTACTTGCCCCACAGCTCGCCGTTGACGAAGTTGGCCAGGCGCCCCAGGCCCAGGCCCGCCGGCACCAGCGGCGCCAGGAAATCCATGGTGTCGAAGAAGTGCAGCCGGTGCCGGCG
The window above is part of the Pseudoxanthomonas sp. X-1 genome. Proteins encoded here:
- the lgt gene encoding prolipoprotein diacylglyceryl transferase, with the protein product MIFLHHLDPIAFSIGPVDVHWYGIAYALSFFAAWYLGRRRVQAGRLPGVNLEHFSDLMFYAMLGVVLGGRLGYILFYDLPVYLDNPLKVFKVWEGGMSFHGGLLGVLTAAWLWSRRHRLHFFDTMDFLAPLVPAGLGLGRLANFVNGELWGKYTGTHWGVIFPTTDPALYEQHLSQAQLQAQYAAGALDRYARHPSQLYEALLEGVLMFAVLWVFSMRPRHRYAVSGLFALLYGLSRFLVELVRVPDAQLGYLAFGWVTMGQLLSLPLVALGLFLLWRSRRAPVLQPLPPAQATPAEAR